The Syngnathus acus chromosome 3, fSynAcu1.2, whole genome shotgun sequence genome includes a window with the following:
- the kif18a gene encoding kinesin-like protein KIF18A, which produces MESNVCSHVKVVVRVRPTNSNEKSDNYHNVVQVVDKHMLIFDPKEEDFSCFGSRRVRNRNINKRPKKDLKFVFDQVFGENSTQDEIFENAMKGVLDSIMNGFNCTVFAYGATGAGKTHTMLGTPDEPGVMYRTMEDLFKRMDDAKEEKEFSVTVSYLEVYNEQIRDLLANAGPLAVREDRGKGVVVQGLTLHKPKSAESILQALDFGNRNRTQHPTDMNATSSRSHAVFQIYLRQQDKAASLNPNVCVAKMSLIDLAGSERASAANTKGQRLREGANINRSLLALGNVINALANPKSKKAHIPYRDSKLTRILKDSLGGNCSTVMIANISPSSKSYDDTQNTLKYANRAKEIKSSLKSNVISLDSHIGQYAVICEKQRLEIVQLKQKLKEYEGKDLMDKISTEKQADIKRVSESLQQVFSNRGQIRREQLDLERQLKENELRQRYSEEDNLQIQYISANDKTEKATCKHERRLGILRSEQERICKKLKEAEINFQKNDGWLHRVENEVKSFKSNNQISEILEKDVRCHRLELQVNDLKQHIKQMVKIAALQDQENKRMQKMVNLLLPAYGQFYSAMYDSGLVTAQDELKNQELVQILLRERSVAWADQVGANQDVQCGKSSQESKDFGGEIAPFLAFSKLLYFQSSPCSAEGRAKSLIKNAPLSKGSRSHPNLQQDILPRRPVRRNLAVLLPQQSPKTFSHEFEEGTFPLQCTPEPAQKDVKFSLSTRMDPNVTLEVQHEDNATIIISDDDPSQEMKSQGYSTQTPLINPVNKAQLIPNKRHQLSLQEKRRANPAYMGMTSAAQGKRKHIRENDENLSAPKRVKKALSTRPKRAPPPNFSGSVEDKPQRAVRSISEGNPNFLIPSKRSEGNLNAFIPSKPKSHLFSQVTKWI; this is translated from the exons ATGGAAAGTAATGTATGCAGCCACGTGAAGGTGGTCGTTCGGGTGAGGCCAACCAACAGTAACGAAAAGAGCGACAATTATCACAATGTGGTGCAGGTTGTTGACAAACACATGTTAATATTTGATCCAAAAGAAGAGGACTTCTCCTGTTTTGGTTCCCGAAGAGTTAGAAATAGAAACATCAACAAGAGGCCCAAGAAAGAccttaaatttgtttttgaccAAGTCTTTGGAGAGAATTCAACTCAAGACGAAATATTTGAGAATGCCATGAAAGGAGTGTTGGATAGCATTATGAATGGTTTTAACTGCACAG TTTTTGCCTATGGCGCAACTGGAGCAGGCAAAACGCATACCATGTTAGGAACACCAGATGAACCGGGAGTCATGTACCGCACCATGGAAGACCTTTTTAAACGCATGGACGATGCCAAGGAAGAGAAAGAGTTTTCTGTTACGGTCTCCTATCTTGAg GTTTACAATGAACAAATCAGGGATTTACTGGCTAATGCAGGTCCTCTTGCAGTAAGAGAGGACCGTGGTAAAGGAGTTGTGGTTCAGGGCCTGACGCTGCACAAG CCAAAATCTGCCGAGAGCATTCTCCAGGCTTTGGATTTTGGCAATCGAAACAGGACGCAACACCCTACTGATATGAATGCTACTTCCTCCAGATCCCATGCCGTATTCCAG atATATTTGCGACAGCAGGACAAGGCTGCGAGCCTTAATCCTAATGTATGTGTTGCCAAAATGAGCCTAATTGACCTGGCAGGCTCCGAAAGAGCCAGTGCTGCCAATACCAAAGGGCAGCGCTTGCGTGAAGGTGCGAACATCAACCGCTCACTCCTCGCCCTGGGAAATGTTATAAATGCTCTCGCTAATCCCAAG aGCAAGAAGGCTCATATACCATACAGGGACAGCAAACTTACTCGGATACTCAAGGACTCTTTGGGAGGCAACTGCAGTACTGTCATGATAGCCAACATCAGCCCTTCATCCAAGTCATATGatgacacacaaaacactCTGAAATATGCTAACAGGGCCAAGGAAATCAAATCTTCG CTGAAAAGTAATGTTATAAGCCTGGACAGTCACATTGGTCAGTATGCAGTCATTTGTGAAAAGCAACGACTGGAG ATTGTACAGTTGAAGCAAAAATTGAAAGAGTATGAAGGCAAAGATCTGATGGATAAAATATCTACGGAGAAGCAAGCAGACATCAAAAG GGTGTCAGAATCTCTGCAGCAAGTCTTCTCCAACCGTGGCCAAATCAGGAGAGAACAGCTGGATCTGGAGAGACAACTGAAGGAGAATGAGCTGCGCCAGCGCTACAGCGAAGAGGACAACCTGCAGATCCAATACATCTCTGCCAACGATAAGACTGAGAAG GCTACTTGTAAACATGAGCGGAGGTTGGGGATCCTGCGCTCTGAGCAGGAGCGCATTTGTAAAAAACTGAAAGAGGCCGAAATTAATTTTCAGAAAAATGATGGCTGGCTTCACCGTGTCGAGAATGAAGTGAAATCGTTCAAGTCAAATAATCAGATTTCTGAG ATATTAGAAAAAGACGTACGTTGCCACCGACTGGAGCTACAGGTGAATGATCTTAAACAACACATCAAACAGATGGTCAAAATTGCTGCACTTCAGGATCAAGAGAACAAACGCATGCAAAA AATGGTGAATCTGTTATTGCCCGCTTATGGTCAATTCTACTCTGCCATGTATGACTCTGGGCTTGTTACAGCCCAAGATGAGTTGAAAAACCAAGAACTTGTGCAAATTCTGCTAAGAGAGAGAAGTGTGGCTTGGGCGGACCAGGTAGGAGCCAACCAAGATGTACAATGTGGAAAAAGCTCACAGGAGAGCAAGGATTTTGGTGGTGAAATTGCACCTTTCCTGGCCTTCTCAAAACTGCTTTACTTTCAGAGCAGCCCATGTA GTGCAGAGGGGCGGGCAAAGTCACTGATCAAAAATGCTCCATTGTCCAAAG GCAGCAGAAGTCATCCAAACCTACAGCAAGACATACTTCCCCGACGGCCCGTTAGAAGAAATCTCGCTGTGTTGCTGCCACAACAAAGCCCAAAGACTTTTTCCCACGAGTTTGAGGAGGGTACCTTTCCTCTCCAGTGCACACCAGAGCCTGCTCAAAAAGATGTTAAGTTTAGTTTGTCCACCCGCATGGATCCCAATGTGACCCTTGAAGTTCAACATGAAGACAATGCAACGATCATAATAAGCGATGACGACCCCTCGCAGGAAATGAAGTCACAGGGTTATTCAACTCAAACCCCACTAATCAATCCTGTCAACAAAGCCCAGCTGATTCCTAACAAACG ACATCAGCTCTCCTTACAAGAAAAAAGACGTGCCAACCCAGCTTACATGGGCATGACGTCTGCTGCGCAAGGAAAGCGTAAACATATCAG